Proteins from a single region of Chryseomicrobium sp. FSL W7-1435:
- a CDS encoding DUF456 family protein, with translation MEIIGWILIIASFVIAYVGLVYPIIPSVVFLLIGYILYGVFFSFSELSIWFWVIQVFFVILIFTADTLANLASVKRFGGTKPGLYGSTIGLLVGPFVIPFVGIIVGPFLGAFLAELLISRKPVKQAFRAGVGSFVGLLTSTIVKAILFTVMIIIFIFFI, from the coding sequence ATGGAGATCATCGGCTGGATTTTAATCATCGCAAGTTTTGTCATTGCCTATGTTGGGCTCGTATATCCCATCATTCCTTCAGTAGTGTTCTTGCTGATTGGTTACATTCTGTACGGTGTATTCTTCTCATTTAGTGAACTTTCGATCTGGTTCTGGGTCATCCAAGTGTTCTTCGTCATTTTGATTTTCACGGCAGACACATTGGCAAACCTGGCTAGTGTAAAACGTTTTGGTGGAACAAAACCAGGACTTTACGGTAGTACAATCGGTCTTTTAGTTGGACCGTTTGTCATTCCGTTTGTAGGTATCATTGTAGGTCCTTTCCTTGGTGCATTCCTTGCAGAGCTGTTGATTTCTAGAAAACCAGTTAAGCAAGCATTCCGAGCAGGAGTGGGCTCATTTGTAGGATTGCTCACTTCGACTATTGTGAAAGCTATCTTATTCACGGTAATGATCATTATCTTTATTTTCTTTATCTAA
- a CDS encoding superoxide dismutase, translating to MAFELPKLPYEYDALEPHIDKETMNIHHTKHHNTYITNVNNALEGHSDLSSKSVEELIANLDAVPEEIRTVVRNNGGGHANHSLFWEILSPNGGGQPTGALAEAIDSKFGSFDAFKEEFAKAATTRFGSGWAWLSVANGEVEVSSTPNQDSPIMEGKTPLLGLDVWEHAYYLNYQNRRPDYISSFWNVVNWDEVSKRFEAAK from the coding sequence ATGGCTTTTGAATTACCGAAATTACCGTACGAATATGACGCACTTGAACCTCATATCGACAAAGAGACGATGAACATTCACCACACGAAACACCACAACACGTATATCACGAACGTGAACAACGCTCTTGAAGGACATTCGGATCTTTCTTCAAAATCTGTTGAAGAGTTAATTGCTAACCTAGATGCAGTGCCTGAAGAGATTCGCACAGTAGTCCGTAACAATGGTGGCGGACATGCTAACCACTCATTATTCTGGGAAATCTTATCACCTAACGGTGGTGGCCAACCAACTGGTGCATTAGCAGAAGCAATCGACAGCAAATTTGGTAGCTTTGATGCATTCAAAGAAGAGTTCGCTAAAGCAGCAACTACTCGCTTCGGTTCTGGCTGGGCTTGGTTATCTGTAGCAAACGGTGAAGTTGAAGTTTCTTCAACTCCAAACCAAGATTCACCTATCATGGAAGGCAAAACGCCATTACTAGGTCTTGATGTTTGGGAACACGCTTACTACTTGAACTATCAAAACCGTCGTCCTGACTATATTTCTTCTTTCTGGAATGTAGTAAACTGGGATGAAGTTTCAAAACGTTTCGAAGCAGCTAAATAA